GAGTCCATGAGGGTAAAGTCCCAGCTCCCCCGACCCGCGGTGGCCTCGAGCTCAGCCCCCCCGCCTTCAGCCTCCCCAGACCCTCGGCTCAATCTTCAACTCCTTGCCCCCCTTCCTGGGCGGCCGGCCCTGCCCACAGCTCCCGATGGACACGCCGGTGCCCCAGTCGCAGGCTGGCCAGCAGGAGCAGGAGCTGCGGCAGCTTCTCCATAAGGACAAGAGCAAGCGGAGTAAGGATGGAGCCTCCTGCCTGGGGTCCATGGCCCGCCCGCGGGGGGGCACGTCGGGCTGGGGCGGGAGCGACGCCAGCCCgggcctccctctgcttgcccagCGCTGCGTGCGAATGTGGGTGGGGTCTGGAGGCTTCGCGGAAGGGGCAGGGCCCCAGGCTTGGCTCTTGCCTCCAACTGCGGGTACAGACAGGGCGGTGGGCAGGCTGCGGGCCGGGGAGGCcacactgcccacccccccaacccactCCTGACCCCCTGCTAGGTGCCGTAGCCAGCAGCGCGGTCAAGCAAAAACTGGCGGAGGTGATCCTAAAGAAACAGCAGGCTGCCCTAGAGAGAACGGTCCATCCTGGTAGCCCCAGCATTCCCTACAGGTAACGCTCCCCTGTGTCCTTGTCATGCCCCCGCCTCCTGAAGTGTCAACCCACAGGCCTTCATCCTCACTCCGCCTGCCTCCCGGGTGCTCATCAGCAGACCTGTACCCCCACCTCTAATTATAATGCTGCCCCAACCTCTCTCCTCCCGCCCAACACCTGCccccttttctcctttaattatCACTCCCTACCCCACCTGAAGCCCTTCCTagctgcacccctcccccaccccagcacagaCATACCAGGCTGGCTTTCTTCTTCCTACAAGAGTCCCTTTTCTCTTTAGGACTTCCCCTAAGCACAAAAATATCCTGCTTCCTAGAGCAGTTTCCTCCCACAGGGGACAGAGTCCCCAGTGTGACTGGCCCTCACCCAAGTCCCGGGACCCTGGCTCCTATGCCAAGATCCCAGCCTGCCTTGCAGGCTGCCGGGAGGGAGAGTGGCCCGGTGCTGCCACCTGGAGATGGCCCCTGTTCTTGGTGGCCATATGACGCCTGGCCCTGTCAGCGACTGCCTCCCCCGGCAGGTCCTGGGGCCCCGTGCTCAGGAAGAGCCCTCACAGAGCCCTTGGCCGCCGGGTCCCTGGGCATCCCTGCCCCTCTGAAGCTGCCTTGGACTTCCCTCCACAGAACTCTCGAGCCCTTGGAGACGGAAGGAGCTGCTCGCTCTATGCTCAGCAGCTTTCTGCCTCCTGTTCCCAGCCTGCCCAGTGACCCCCCAGAACACTTCCCTCTCCGAAAGACAGGTGAGTGGGACGGGCAGGTGGGGGACCCTCCAGGGGAGGGTCAGGAGCGTGGAGGAGCAGGAGGGCCTGGCAGGGCAGCAGCAGGTCAGCCCACGGTGCTTTTGTCCCAGACGCTGCCCTCTCTTGCCTTCACCCAGAGGTGACGGAGGGAGGAGGGTAGTGTGGGGCCATGTAACACCGGTGCTCCCACAGTCTCTGAGCCCAACCTGAAGCTGCGCTACAAGCCCAAGAAGTCCCTGGAGCGGAGGAAGAATCCACTGCTCAGAAAGGAGAGCGCCCCACCCAGTCTCCGGCGACGGCCTGCGGAAACCCTTGGAGGTGAGGGTCCACAGGGTGGGTAGGGGTGGCTGGTGTTGTCACTCTGGGTCAGGTCCTGCCCAGACAGGGTGGCTGTGCATGGTTATACGGGATGTGTCCTACACGCTCGCCAGGGGGTGGGGTTGAGGCTGAAAGCCAGCCCCTGCTTGGTTGGCTAAGCTGACATCTGCCCAGAGAAAGGGACACCTTAAAAACGTGTGCAAAGGCACCAGAGGCGAGTGGTGGCCTGCCTTCTTCCTGCCCTTCTGGGAAGAAAGCGGGAAGCAGAGGCCACCCCCTGGGGAAGGGGGACTGGCCCCGTTGTCCTGGTCACAATGGGCCGCTGAcggtgcccccccgcccccgccaccccagACTCCTCCCCGAGTAGCAGCAGCACGCCGGCGTCGGGCTGCAGTTCCCCTAATGACAGCGAGCACGGCCCCAACCCCGTCCTGGGCTCCGAGGTAAGGCCGTGCTGGGCCAGGCTCTTCGGGGGCGGTTCTGAGGCTCAGCCTTCTTCTCAGCAAGCAGCCCTGACCAAGCTGGGGCCGCAGGGTCTGGGCAGCCCGGAACTGAGCCTCCTGGGGGTTCTGGGGAAGGCAGGCCCAGGGGTAGAGGTCTGGGACCGGTgacccctgccctgctccccacgGCAGGCGCTCTTGGGCCCGCGGCTGCGGCTGCAGGAGACCTCTCTGGCCCCGTTCGCCTTGCCGACAGTGTCCTTGCTGCCCGCAATCACGCTGGGGCTACCCGCCCCTGCCAGGGTGAGTGGCTGAGGCGCCCTCTCCCCGCCGCCAGCCCCCAGCTTCTGTCGCTCCCTTCTCCTACCACCTCACCCCAACACCTTCACTGCTCTCTCTCGGCGAGGGGtcgtccccccccaccccgcccccgtgACTTCTCCCTACCTCTCCCCAGGCTGATGCTGACCGCAGGGCCCATCCGACTCTGGGCCCTCGGGGGCCGGTCCTGGGGAGCCCCCATgctcctctcttcctgccccatGGCCTGGAGTCTGAGGCTGGAGGCCCCTTGCCCTCTCGACTACAGCCCATCCTCCTCTTGGATCCCTCAGTGTCTCACGCCCCTCTGCTGACTGGTGAGTTCCAAGGCTTCTCCAGGGGAGGGGCTGGTCCCTGCATCCTGCTAAGGGCCAAGCTCGGGAAgggtcccttccttcctgcccccctcTGCAGTGCCCCCATCCTGCGtgtctccccgctgagcccatGCCCCCTTGCCACCCCGTGCCTTTGCTTCCTTCCGTTCCTCCCTTGGGTTCCCTCCttatgccccacccccaccccattctttcCAGTGCCCCGGCTTGGGCCCCTGCCCTTCCACTTTGCCCAGTCCTTACTGACCACCGAGCGGCTCTCTGGGTCAGGCCTCCACCGGCCACTAAGCCGGACCCGCTCAGAGCCCCTGCCCCCAAGCGCCACCGCCCCCCCACCGCTGGGCCCCCTGCAGCCCCGCCTGGAACGGCTCAAACCTCACGTCCAGCTGATCAAGGTGAGGGGAACTGGGTAGGGGAGGTAATGAGGGGTTGCTTCACTGGGCCCCTGGGGGCTGAAAGAAGGGAGGCTCAGGAAGGGCTGGGACCTGGAGAGCCAGAGACAGGATATGGCTCCTGAGGGCCCAGAGCCACGTGGCCGCTCAAGTCCCATCAACATGAGTGGCCACGCAGCCCAGCCCACCATGGCCCACCACACAGCCTGCACCCCGGCATGTCTTCTCAGTGGGcatctcccttccccagaggccAGCCAAGCCAAGTGAGAAGCCCCGACTGCGGCAGATACCCTCCGCTGAGGACCTAGAGACGGATGGTGGGGGAGTGGGGCCAGTGGGGGATGATGGCCTGGAACACAGGGAGTCAAGCCATGGGCAGCATGAAGCCAGAGGCCCTGTTCCTctccagcagcaccagcaggTATGGCACGCCCACATCCCTGGGAAGGTATAGTCAGGAGACTCTGGGGCCTGGCATAGATGGAAGGGAGGGCTCTAGCTCATCAGTGCAGGAGACAAGTCTGGGACCCAGGCTGCCCTACCAGATCGGCACCAAGGTGCAGACACGCGTCCCCCGCCATGCACACGTTTGCAtacgtgcatgcatgcacgcatgtgcacgcacacatacacgcacactcCGGCAGCCTGCCTGTCTTGGGAGGAAGCCATGTCCCTTGTCCGGCGCTGAGGCTGGCCTCTCACAGAGCTGGGCATGTCCCTGCCCTGGCCCGTCTGCCCTGTGACCGGTTGTCCCGCGTCCAGAACGGGGGCTGGGACCGGAAACGGGGCACAGCCAGGCGTGAGCGTTTCAGCCAAGGCGCTCTCACAGCCTGAGTCCAGCAAGCCGTGGGGGATTAGTTTGCTGGGGCTACTGGAACAAGTACCACAGACCCAGCCCCTCAGAGGACAGAAATACGTcgtctcacggttctggaggcctGGAGGCTGACATCAGGGTTCGTTCTTTCCAAGGGCTGTGAAGGAAGGGCTGCTCCCGGCCTCTGTCCTCCGCTGTAGATGGCTAtcttctccctgggtcctcatGTCGTCTTTCCCCCGCCTGCCTGTGTCTCACCtttcccttcttataaggacaaaAGTCATATTAGATTAAGGCTCTAATGACCTCACTTCAACTCGATTACTGCTGTAATtacctatctccaaataagggcACATGCTGAGGTCCTGGGGCGGGGCTTAGGACTTAGGCTTTCACGAATGGGAAGTGGCAGGGCCACAACTCAGCCCACAGCACGTGGCAACAGTCCACGTACCTGCAGTGGCTCACGCACGTCCCTGTGTCCTTGGGCAGTTGGCCCGAGGCCCCTTACCTGGGTTCTGGCTTTGCAGTCCCAAGGGTCTGAGGAGCTCTGGTGGCACAGGGTGGTCATTCTGGGCTACAGACCTTTGGGGGTGGTGTAGGGGGCCGAAGGTTCAGAGATCAAAGGCCAGAGCCCCACCAGGAGGCTGGACTAGAGACATCCTGGACTCTCTCCCAAAAGGGGCCTGCCTGGAGGTTTCCAAGGCCTTGGGCAGCAGGAGGCGGAGCAGAATCCTGAGACCTGGAGACTGAGGCCCCCTGTGTCCCTCAGGTGTTTCTCTGGGAGCAGCAGCGACTGGCTGGGCGGCTCCCCCGGGGAGGAACGGGGGACTCTGTGCTGCTTCCCCTGGCCCAGGGCAGTCACCGGCCCCTGTCCAGGGCTCAGTCGTCCCCAGCTGCACCTGCCTCACTGCCAACTCCAGAGTCCGCCAGTCAGGCCCGTGTCCTGCCCAGCTCAGAGACCCCTGCCAGGACCCTGCCATTCACCACAGGTGAGGCCTACATTAGactggggcaggagaaggggctgggggcctACAGGGGCTTAGGCACAAGTCCATGTCGTGTCATGCTGTTACTCGGGACATTTTTCGAGGCCACAGAGCACTTTCTTGGCCTTGTCAGATCCACACGGGGCATCCCACGAAGCAGGTGGAGCGGGTGGTAGTTctccttttgcagatgaggaggcCTGGGCTCGGGAAACTAAGGTGACAAGCTTGTCAAAGAGCAAGCTGATGGTCAAGCCAGATTAAGAATCCGGGTCTCCTGACAACTCGTTCAGACCTTTCAAAAATGATATTTACTATGGTTTCTCTGTTGGTAAAAAAAAGAGCTCAaaagcattttagaaattttgagaaatacagaaaaacgTAAGAACACAATAAAAATCACCAACCGGTGTCCCACCACCCCGAGGCACCTCTCCTAAATGCTGCTCTAGCTTGTCACCATCTTTGCGGCAGCTGTATTCAGATACCATACACATGCTGGTTGGGTGTTGAGCCCCGCTTATTCTGTTAACGTCTTATGAATACACCCTGATacaattaatgtttaaaaatgagatttttatagtatttcatcacagtatttttttttttttgaagatttcttaTTGGTTGGGCAGTAGGTGGTTACTCATTTTTCCTCATGTGAATTTCCTTGTCCATGAATCTTTACCCATCCCTGGCGTTGTTTACCAAGGGCTACTTTTTAAGGAGTGTGGCATCCCTGGGTCAAGTGGGGTGAACATTTTGAGGCTCCCGATGTCCTGAGGCGTGCTGAAAGTGACCCACCCACCGATAGCGTGCAGGGCCCTCTAGGCGGCCCGCTTGTCAGGCCGAAACAGTCACTTCCCCAAAACTGCATCTGTCTTGTCACATGGCCCAGTGTCACTGTGGGCTTCTCAGCTCTTAGCTTGGGGGTTTCTGAggaattctttcttctctcacgCCCCCATGGCAGCCTGTCTGGGTCGTGACATCCAGTGTGAGACCCCCGACATTAGGCCTCCTtttgtcaggctctgggctcttgAGGTCTTGGTAACCATAGGGAGCCttgtggggagggtcagagggcaggaAGGCAGTGGCTCTATGGCCATGGTATTGGCTGGGGCCGTGCTGGTGTGTGCGGGGGGCACCTGAGGCTGCCCGTGGAAGaggctggggtgtgtgtgtatgtgcgtgaaGGGCTGAGGGGCCGGATGGGGGATGTGGGGCTGTGTGAGTAGTGGTGGGGGGCTGTCAGGTCTGGCTCCATGTGGGTGTGGGCATCTGCAGCCATGGGGGGGCGGTGGGCGGGGGCTCCCTCGGGCCTGggccctgagccctgagccccgCTCTCGGCAGGGCTGGTCTATGACTCGGTCATGCTGAAGCACCAGTGCTCCTGCGGAGACAACAGCAGGCACCCGGAGCATGCGGGCCGGATCCAGAGCATCTGGTCCCGGCTGCAGGAGCGGGGTCTCCGGAGCCAGTGTGAGGTGAGGCGGCAGCGTGGGCGCATGCGAAACCCAAGGAGGCAGGGGTTGCGGGCAGGAGGGGCCCAGCGGGCGGTGGTCGCGGCAGGGAGGAGGTGAGCAGCGGCAGGGTGGGGGTGAGCCGGGGCTGAGGAGCTCTGCGGGCCCTCCCTCAGTGTCTCCGGGGCCGGAAGGCCTCCCTGGAGGAGCTGCAGTCAGTGCACTCGGAGCGGCATGTGCTCCTCTATGGCACCAACCCGCTCAGCCGCCTCAAACTGGACAACGGGAAGCTGGCAGGTAggggcccaggggcgcctgggatcCCCGTACCTCCCCTGACTCACCCAGCCGCTGCGTTCCCAGCTCTGCCCGGCTTGTCCCTCCAGCATCCTGGGCGTCCCCACGCCGAGGCCCACTTCCCCCTTGCCCTGGGCAGCCGGCCCCAGCCCTCTTCAGGCCAGAGCTGAGAGGCTTCAGCTCACACACCCTGGGCCTCTCCCCACAGGGCTCCTGGCACAGCGGATGTTTGTGATGCTGCCCTGTGGTGGGGTAGGGGTAAGTGTGCCCGGCGTGGGGGGGGGCTTGAGCAGCCATTGCCATGGGCTCTCGGAGCGCCTCCCTTCTGttctcccaggcccagcccctaCCTGCTTGTTCTTGTGGTTCTGCCAGACCTGTTGGGCCAGGGGCTCTCCCATAATGCTCCTCTGCCGGCTAGAAGCTCCTTGTGGACAGGTGTGTCCTCCACCCGTCAGTGtctcctgagtggggagccctttGCCTTGCACTTAGAAGGTGTTTGGTAAATGTGGAGTGAGGCTCAAAGAGCAGGGGATCGTCTCCCTTCGTAAGACCCTGGTGGTGGTCGGGATTCGCCCTTCCACACCGGCCTCCAGGTGGAGTCGGTCTGCTCAGCCTGGGGCTGTGGGGGCGCCTGCAGGGTCCTTGGTGACCCAGGCAGTTCTCTCCCACGGCCcagcttcccctcctcccagttCACCCGGCTTCCTCTGGTGGTGTCCCAGACAGGAGTGTGGAGGCAGGGGATGGAGGCCTAGTTCCAGAGGGAAGTGGGAGCTGTAGCTGGGGGGCTGTTGGGGAGCCGGTCAGCGCCCTGTTCACAACTTCCCATTTCTTGCCACTTTCTGATTTTTCCAACTGttgttgcttctgttttctcctccctcctctccctctctgtctgtctctctctctctctttctccagcctcttgcgactctctctgccttcctcgcCTCTCTTGGTCCGCCTcgccctccccatctccccatcaTGCCCCCCGGCCCCTCCCTAGCCTTGAGGCCCAGGGACTGGGTTTGGGGGGCCTCCCAGCCTGGGCTAGGGGCCCTGAGTGGAAGACAGTGGTGCAGACGGCCCCTCGAGCTCCGACCGTCCCGCAGGGCCTGAGCAGAGTCAGCTGGGGCTTAAAACCCCCTCCCGGTCCAAACCCCAAGTCCCGCCCAGGTAACGCCATGCCCCCTCCTCTGAGCGGGGAGGCAGGCGCGATGCTGCCGGCAGAGTGCTGGCCAGATACGGGCTGGTGATATGGACTGAAGCTGGGAAGGAGAAGTCATGCTGGGATTGGGGGACACAGGAGGCCTTGCCTTTGGGTGGTGGGGCACTGGGGAGGCAGCACTGTctgcccagctccctgcccctggGGTCCTGGCCGTGGGGTGGGCACCGCCCAAGTGGGCCCTGGCTCCTAGGGGGGCCTTGGATGATGCGGGCCCTGACTCTGGCCCCCACAGGTGGATACTGATACCATCTGGAACGAGCTGCACTCGTCCAATGCAGCCCGCTGGGCTGCTGGCAGCGTCACCGACCTTGCCTTCAAAGTAGCTTCCCGTGAGCTAAAGGTAGGAGCTTTGAGTGCGAGGTGGGTAAGCCGCAGAGGAGGTGGCAGGACGGGGCAGCAGGGAAGGCCAGACCCAGAGCCCCAGACCTCTCACTCCTCTTGGATATCTGCCGCagggtgggaagggaagggaaatcgAGAGCTCTGGGGACAAAGCTGAGATTCGAACCTTACGCTCATGCTATTTGGTGGGGAGTCAAGCCGCTGGTCTCTAAGAGACCCAGGGTCGTAATTATTCAGGATCATTTCACACACAGACCCGCTGTGTGACCACCGGCACGTTGCAGAGCATCTCTGGACCTTTCCCATTGGCAAATTGGTTCTTTGCAATACCGAGGTTTTATAGACTGGGTTGGTGCCTGTGCTTGTTTGCTCTGGGCTGGGCACCTTCCAGGGGCTCGTGCTGAGGTCCGCACCCCCAGCTGTTGAAGAGCTCACAGCCCAAGGTGGTCACACGTTCAGTGTCCTAGCTCCTCCTCGGGGGGTAGGGGCATGCAGTGAAGAGCTCAGCACTGGGCTTTGCATTCTGGCTTCACCCTTTGACAAAGGGGGCAACTTCCCACAAGCTGTTTAACTTGCCCAAGCTTCAGATTTCTCCTCAGCTGTGAACTAGAGAGAATCCTGTTTATCTCATGgagatgttgtgaggattagatgacATTTACCTCAGAGAGATGTCAGGATGAAGTCCCGCGTTTATAGAGTGCTGGGGCACAGTGCCGGGCATGTAGCTTCTGCCCGACAAACAGTTAACTGTGGTTATAAAGTGGTAAGAGTCCAGACACACCAGGGTGGGGGGGTTGTGTTCACGGCCAGCCTAAAGGCAGAGGatgcctggcctggcctggtgGCCAAGCCCCAGGGCACCTCAGATCCAGCCTGGCCACCGTCAGATCTGCTGACAGCTATTGTCTGATGGCCCCTCCTCAAGGGATGagcctggggttgggggcagcTTCAGGGAGTTGTGGGTCTGAGTGCTGGGCCCTTGGTTGACAATCATTCCTTCTGTTTCCAGAATGGTTTTGCTGTGGTTCGGCCCCCAGGACACCATGCAGACCATTCCACAGCCATGTAAGGCTGGGGGGAAGCCTGGGAGGGGGTGAGATGGGGGGGCATTCCCCCTCCGTCCCCTGAGCCTTCTGGGGCCAGGCCGGgccaggggtgggcagaggatgGAGGCTGGATAGGTGGAGACCCGGGGGGAATGGGCGGGCAgagcctctctctcctcctcccagggGCTTCTGCTTCTTCAACTCTGTGGCCATCGCCTGCCGGCAGCTTCAACAACAGGGCAAGGCCAACAAGATCCTCATCATGGACTGGGTAGGTCCCGGTTCCTAGCCCCTTCAGATCTGAGAGCCCCGTGGAAAGAGCCCTGAGCCTGGCATCAGAGGATCTGGCTTCCTGTCCGAGTTCCACATGAGCCTCCTGGGCCCTCTGTATAAAATGTGGGCGAAGATAAGAGCCACATCGGGGGGCTGCCAGGAGGCCTGGGGGTGATGGCGTGTGGGAAGGTCCTCAGCCATCTCGAACTCCCTCGGCGGGAGGAGCCACTTGAGTGCTCTTTGGCCTCCAGGGGCTTCTTTCTGCAGGTGTCATAATTGCTACATTGCCCCTACAGTCACAGTGTGATAGCAGGTCACCTCAATGTGCCCCTAATCACATCCAGACCCTGTGGTTTGACCTGTGATGGGTTTTGAGCCTGACTGTTACCTGGTTTCAGATGAGGAATGTGAGCCccgagaggttaagtaacttgcacatAGCCACACATCTAGTAAGTCCTgagactgggatttgaacccaggccagtTAGCTCTGGAGTCCATGCATCTAACGAAGCTGTATACTCTGCATGAGCGTCTGTGAATGGGACATGCCTCTGCAGCAGTTGAGGACAGTGGAGGAACTTTCCACCCTTGTGCCCACGTGTGGCCCTCTGACTTACCGAGTGTCAGGCCACAGCTCTTCCTAGCCGTCGTGGCCCCGGGCCTCATGGACCTGCCCCTCTGTAACTGAGGTTGGTTTCCCATCACCTATCACtccttgaccttgggcaagacacaGCAGTGAAGGTTCCTGACACGTGTAAGCCCAGACCCCTCCCTCTTCTGCCGTACGTGTCTTGCTCTCGCGGGCCGGCTGGCCCTTGGCACGCCTCCTCCCCTTCAGGGTCTCGTGGTTTATCCACCCTGGTCCAGGGCTGTGCGCACATCTGTGCGCACATGGAGAGGGCCAGCGGACTACTTGGGACCACCGAGCAGTGTCGCTCTAGGAACCCCAGTCTCTCTACTCCCAGTCTAGGATCCTGACCCTCAGAAGAGGGACGCTCACAGCCCTTTTGAGCAGCGCCAGCCCCCATCTGTGTGCTTTCAGGCCTTCCCTAATCATTGTCCATCTCCCTGCCCAGGACGTTCACCATGGCAACGGCACTCAGCAGACCTTCTACCAGGACCCCAGTGTCCTCTACATCTCCCTGCATCGCCATGATGACGGCAACTTCTTCCCCGGCAGCGGGGCCGTGGATGAGGTAACGACATGCTCCCTCCCAGCCCCGTGGACTCTGCCTCTGTCACAGCTAGCTGTGGGATCCGGGCCAGGTTGGTTAGCCTCTCTGATGCTCCACTTCTCTATTGGGAAGTGAAGAGGTCGGACGAGCTGGTCTCGCAGCACTGGCATCCTGGGATTCCTCTCCTGGGACTCTGCTCTCCTCTTGTCTCTTGCTTCCTATTTTCCAGGTGGGAGCTGGTAGCGGTGAGGGCTTCAATGTCAACGTGGCCTGGGCCGGAGGTCTGGACCCCCCAATGGGGGATCCTGAGTATCTGGCTGCCTTCAGGTAAGTGCTCTGGGGGCCCAGGGGAGGTCTGCCCAGCAAGGCCACTCTTTCCTGCCCCTTTTCCCAACAGCACCAGGCCGGAGGTGATGGATTGGCTTGGCAGCCCATCCTCATCCAGTTACTGGACATTATAAGCTAGTCCTGGGGTGGGCCTTCCAGACTGagacaaacaaaaggaaaggcaCTATTACACTGGTCTCTAGGAGCCTCCAGTCCCCATGAGAAGACAGGAAACACAGAATGAAAAAGTCAAGGGTGCTTTATAAAGTCACATGTTACCCAAAGCCAATGTTGAATTGAGTGCCGGAAGAGAGGCAGGGTGTAGTGAGCATAGCTGCCACGTTCAGTCAAagaaggctgcctggaggaggtgggctTTGCATAGgagataagaaatttaaaattgtggagaaagaaagcagatgatGTTCATATTGGGGAAGTTGCTTAAGAAAGGGCATTCTAGAAGAGGGGCTTTGGGCTCTGTTTAGGAGCCCTTATATGTTTCATTCCGGCGTGCCTATACTCTGGGAAAAGAGAACCCTGGAAGTAGGTCTCAAATACTTTTCTGGAAATATTCACCCTGAGAGCTAATTCTGTAAGAGCCCTGGACTGGGCTTCCTAGTGTCTGTGTGCCCTGACCCCGGGGCTTTGAAACACATCAAAATGGACCCCAGAGTtgggtgagggatggagggaggcagctgtgggggg
The sequence above is drawn from the Zalophus californianus isolate mZalCal1 chromosome 9, mZalCal1.pri.v2, whole genome shotgun sequence genome and encodes:
- the HDAC7 gene encoding histone deacetylase 7 isoform X4, with the protein product MDLRVGQRPPVEPPPEPALLALQHPQRLHHHLFFAGLPQRSAESMRLPMDTPVPQSQAGQQEQELRQLLHKDKSKRSAVASSAVKQKLAEVILKKQQAALERTVHPGSPSIPYRTLEPLETEGAARSMLSSFLPPVPSLPSDPPEHFPLRKTVSEPNLKLRYKPKKSLERRKNPLLRKESAPPSLRRRPAETLGDSSPSSSSTPASGCSSPNDSEHGPNPVLGSEALLGPRLRLQETSLAPFALPTVSLLPAITLGLPAPARADADRRAHPTLGPRGPVLGSPHAPLFLPHGLESEAGGPLPSRLQPILLLDPSVSHAPLLTVPRLGPLPFHFAQSLLTTERLSGSGLHRPLSRTRSEPLPPSATAPPPLGPLQPRLERLKPHVQLIKRPAKPSEKPRLRQIPSAEDLETDGGGVGPVGDDGLEHRESSHGQHEARGPVPLQQHQQVFLWEQQRLAGRLPRGGTGDSVLLPLAQGSHRPLSRAQSSPAAPASLPTPESASQARVLPSSETPARTLPFTTGLVYDSVMLKHQCSCGDNSRHPEHAGRIQSIWSRLQERGLRSQCECLRGRKASLEELQSVHSERHVLLYGTNPLSRLKLDNGKLAGLLAQRMFVMLPCGGVGVDTDTIWNELHSSNAARWAAGSVTDLAFKVASRELKNGFAVVRPPGHHADHSTAMGFCFFNSVAIACRQLQQQGKANKILIMDWDVHHGNGTQQTFYQDPSVLYISLHRHDDGNFFPGSGAVDEVGAGSGEGFNVNVAWAGGLDPPMGDPEYLAAFRMVVMPIAREFSPDLVLVSAGFDAAEGHPAPLGGYHVSAKCFGYMTQQLMSLAGGAVVLALEGGHDLTAICDASEACVAALLGNKVDPLSEEGWKQKPNLNAIRSLEAVIRVHSKYWGCMQRLASCPDSWAPRVPGADTEEVEAVTALASLSVGILAEERPSEQLVEEEEPMNL